In Sphaeramia orbicularis chromosome 14, fSphaOr1.1, whole genome shotgun sequence, the following are encoded in one genomic region:
- the LOC115433246 gene encoding ATP-sensitive inward rectifier potassium channel 1-like — protein sequence MFQLLHGHIQSAEHRSHKARLVTKDGHCNIEFGNIEYSSHFAYLGDVWTTVVEIRWRFVLLLFVATFTGSWFMFSLLWYWIAKSNGDLNAQNRTDGHVQCIDNVNGLTTAFLYSLETQTTIGYGGRALTGHCAGTVALIIIQSLIGVFINCFMCGVILAKISLPKKRAKTVTFSDTAVVCLRKGSLCLLIRVANLRKTLLIGSQIYGKLLKTTTAPDGDTTILDQVDIDFMVDTGKDNLFFVCPLTIYHIIDRSSPFYELSADTLPQQDFELVVFLDGTAESTSSSCQVRTSYIPQEIRWGYSFLPIISRTKTGKYCVDFSNFSKSVKVSTPHCAYCFDSDVDHTNPHNHTEENHNSEQKGGIDNLGFQVIDIHESVDITNM from the coding sequence ATGTTCCAGCTGCTTCACGGTCACATCCAGTCAGCTGAACACCGAAGCCACAAAGCCCGCCTGGTCACCAAGGACGGGCACTGCAACATCGAGTTTGGTAACATCGAATACAGCAGTCACTTTGCGTACCTGGGGGACGTGTGGACGACCGTGGTGGAGATCCGCTGGCGGTTTGTACTCCTGTTGTTTGTAGCGACGTTCACCGGCAGCTGGTTCATGTTCAGCCTCCTGTGGTACTGGATAGCAAAGAGCAACGGGGACCTGAATGCACAAAACCGCACTGATGGACATGTCCAGTGTATAGACAATGTCAACGGCCTCACCACAGCTTTTCTGTACTCCTTAGAGACCCAGACCACCATTGGATATGGTGGCAGGGCGCTTACCGGGCACTGTGCAGGCACGGTGGCTCTGATCATCATCCAGTCCCTCATCGGGGTCTTCATCAACTGCTTCATGTGTGGGGTCATTTTAGCTAAGATCTCCTTACCCAAAAAAAGGGCCAAAACTGTCACATTCAGCGACACAGCCGTTGTCTGCTTAAGAAAAGGCAGTCTGTGTCTCCTGATCAGAGTGGCCAACCTTCGGAAAACCTTATTAATCGGGAGCCAGATCTATGGTAAACTCTTAAAGACGACCACGGCACCAGATGGAGACACCACCATTCTGGACCAGGTGGATATCGACTTCATGGTCGACACTGGAAAGGAtaacttgttttttgtttgcccGCTAACAATCTACCACATAATAGACAGATCTAGTCCGTTCTATGAGTTATCAGCCGACACGCTCCCACAACAGGACTTTGAGTTGGTGGTGTTTTTGGACGGAACTGCTGAGTCCACCAGCTCCTCCTGCCAGGTCAGAACATCGTACATCCCCCAGGAGATCCGATGGGGGTACAGCTTCCTCCCCATCATCTCCCGCACAAAGACTGGAAAGTATTGTGTGGATTTCTCAAACTTTTCTAAAAGTGTAAAAGTGTCTACGCCACACTGTGCCTACTGTTTTGATTCCGATGTGGACCACACAAACCCCCACAACCACACTGAAGAAAACCACAACAGTGAGCAGAAGGGGGGCATCGACAATCTGGGGTTTCAAGTGATAGACATTCATGAGTCCGTGGACAttacaaatatgtga